In Alphaproteobacteria bacterium, a genomic segment contains:
- a CDS encoding LacI family DNA-binding transcriptional regulator, whose translation MEKRPRKPDSPRVSLNTIAEKAGVSVSTVSRIVNGHLNRANPRTVERVRALLDEFDYRPDKIARALRRGESRVIAMLVPNLDNPAMGAIASSTEAALRAAGYVMLMCDTHDEPELQDYYLAAMREQSVEGYIVVSAVASPMLATFLDRGEPIVLVGRHAPPGMKRTAFVGIDNFAAGKLATEYLLGHGAIPAAVHTSLASSAIADRLKGYQAAMAAAGHKGDAVRIAGSTHLQHLEAGYLAAQALVAKGGWPKAVFCVSDLMAYGVYRLANEHGVAVPGHCVIAGVDDSKLNDWIASWLPSVHIPYAEYGAAIFEQLKNVWSGAPAGDKLLRHRLIDRLAARTTKAGAA comes from the coding sequence ATGGAAAAGCGACCGCGCAAGCCGGATTCGCCCCGCGTCTCTCTGAATACAATCGCCGAAAAGGCCGGTGTTTCGGTTTCGACCGTCTCGCGCATCGTCAACGGCCATTTGAACCGCGCCAATCCGCGCACCGTCGAGCGGGTCCGGGCTCTGCTCGACGAATTCGATTACCGGCCCGACAAGATCGCGCGCGCTTTGCGCCGGGGTGAGAGCCGCGTGATCGCGATGCTCGTGCCCAATCTTGACAATCCGGCGATGGGCGCCATCGCGTCGTCGACCGAGGCGGCGCTGCGCGCGGCGGGCTACGTCATGCTGATGTGCGATACGCATGACGAGCCGGAATTGCAGGACTACTACCTCGCCGCCATGCGCGAGCAATCGGTCGAGGGCTATATCGTCGTGTCGGCGGTCGCGAGTCCGATGCTGGCGACGTTCCTCGACCGCGGCGAACCGATCGTGCTGGTCGGCCGCCATGCGCCGCCGGGCATGAAGCGCACGGCATTCGTCGGCATCGACAATTTCGCCGCCGGCAAACTCGCGACCGAGTATCTGCTGGGACATGGCGCCATTCCGGCGGCCGTGCATACGTCGCTGGCGTCGTCGGCCATCGCCGATCGCCTGAAAGGCTATCAAGCCGCGATGGCGGCGGCGGGGCATAAGGGCGATGCGGTGCGCATCGCGGGCTCGACGCATCTTCAGCATTTGGAAGCGGGCTATCTCGCCGCCCAAGCGCTGGTCGCCAAAGGCGGCTGGCCGAAAGCCGTGTTCTGCGTTTCGGACCTTATGGCTTATGGCGTCTACCGCTTGGCCAACGAGCATGGCGTCGCCGTGCCCGGGCATTGCGTGATCGCGGGCGTGGACGACAGCAAGCTCAACGATTGGATCGCGTCCTGGCTGCCGTCGGTCCATATCCCTTATGCGGAATACGGCGCCGCGATATTCGAGCAGTTAAAGAACGTGTGGTCCGGTGCCCCCGCCGGCGACAAATTGCTGCGGCATCGCTTGATCGATCGGCTGGCGGCACGCACCACGAAGGCGGGCGCCGCGTGA
- a CDS encoding sugar ABC transporter permease: MQVRPQAAFEWLWKSAGDVLDGPMRAIQSHIGAHRMAYVFLLPNLLVFGLFSFWPMLLNFYIAFTGGQSVILADRPLVGLDNFRELLACPSYLDPRTCGVAGYSFWTGLWNTLFFALVQVPLMIVVALATALILNRDIRARGFWRAVYFYPVMLSPVVVAVIWDWILKRRGILNATLEKAVETWNAITPTFLMMADYRAINWLIDARSGWPMFWVIFVYTWAHLGFYMLILLAGLQAIPRDLYEAAQMDGTSKSRQFWRITLPLLMPTMIVVLVLSLIRAFQVFDEVYVLTGGGPGQATKMMIQHIYESAFIGDAKRYGIAAASSVLVALLLMVLTFLQLAVTRKKAGN, translated from the coding sequence ATGCAGGTCCGGCCGCAAGCCGCCTTCGAATGGCTCTGGAAATCCGCCGGCGATGTGCTGGACGGTCCGATGCGCGCCATTCAAAGCCATATCGGCGCGCACCGCATGGCCTATGTTTTCCTTTTGCCCAATCTGCTCGTCTTCGGCCTGTTTTCCTTCTGGCCGATGCTGCTGAATTTCTACATCGCCTTCACCGGCGGCCAATCGGTCATCCTCGCCGACCGCCCGCTGGTCGGGCTCGACAATTTCCGCGAATTGCTCGCCTGCCCCTCCTATCTCGATCCGCGCACTTGCGGCGTGGCGGGCTATTCATTCTGGACGGGCTTGTGGAACACGCTGTTCTTCGCTCTGGTCCAGGTGCCGCTGATGATCGTCGTGGCGCTGGCGACCGCGCTGATCCTCAACCGCGACATCCGCGCGCGCGGCTTCTGGCGCGCCGTCTATTTCTATCCGGTGATGCTGTCGCCGGTCGTCGTCGCGGTGATCTGGGACTGGATCTTGAAGCGGCGCGGCATCCTCAACGCCACGCTCGAGAAGGCCGTCGAGACGTGGAACGCGATCACGCCGACCTTCCTGATGATGGCCGATTATCGCGCGATCAACTGGCTGATCGACGCGCGCTCCGGCTGGCCGATGTTCTGGGTGATCTTCGTCTATACCTGGGCGCATCTCGGCTTCTACATGCTGATCCTGCTCGCGGGGCTCCAGGCGATCCCGCGCGATCTCTACGAAGCCGCTCAGATGGACGGCACGTCGAAATCGCGCCAGTTCTGGCGCATCACGCTGCCGTTGCTGATGCCCACGATGATCGTGGTGCTGGTGCTGTCGCTGATCCGCGCCTTTCAGGTCTTCGACGAAGTCTACGTGCTGACCGGCGGCGGCCCCGGCCAAGCGACGAAGATGATGATCCAGCATATCTACGAAAGCGCCTTCATCGGCGACGCCAAGCGCTACGGCATCGCCGCGGCCTCGTCGGTGCTGGTCGCGTTGCTGCTGATGGTGCTGACCTTCCTGCAACTCGCCGTCACGCGCAAGAAAGCGGGCAATTGA
- a CDS encoding carbohydrate ABC transporter substrate-binding protein, which translates to MKIQKSTLALFATASLFAMATAASAQTVNLRYLCYADANECDVARDLLDRFEKANPTIKVTVDKVGFAVIREQLETRLQGGEAPDMARVTNLGGLNKYYLDLRPHVNAAYWESNFASTLPWMRVGENDKGIYGFLTQITVTGPFVNKTMFDQAGVKMPGAGATWDDWAKATAEVQKKGKVYAGMVMDRTGHRFAGVSISYGAKYFDAKGVPSNVVDDGFKAVSERMVQWHKDGLMPQDLWPGASGAKWKNAGDMFINNDVAMVISGSWMIQRFQSDVGDKFEWVVPPQPCGPAGCSAMPGGAAMVAFKATKHPAEVAKVMEFMASEPVLKEYYERTVQIPAHKGIAEKGLNYGKDVGPETQAALKQFTADFQKISPVAHQLQSYQRNVAIFNATVNYVAQAITGTLTLPQAYAKVQEEIDNAVSK; encoded by the coding sequence ATGAAGATCCAGAAATCAACGCTGGCTTTGTTCGCGACCGCGTCGCTGTTCGCGATGGCGACCGCCGCATCGGCGCAGACCGTCAATCTGCGTTACCTGTGCTACGCGGACGCGAATGAATGCGACGTCGCGCGCGATCTGCTCGATCGCTTCGAGAAGGCGAACCCGACGATCAAAGTGACGGTCGACAAGGTCGGCTTCGCGGTGATCCGCGAACAGCTCGAGACGCGCCTGCAAGGCGGCGAGGCGCCGGATATGGCGCGCGTCACCAATCTCGGCGGCCTCAACAAATACTATCTCGATCTGCGCCCGCATGTGAACGCGGCGTATTGGGAAAGTAACTTCGCCTCCACCTTGCCCTGGATGCGCGTGGGCGAGAACGACAAGGGTATCTACGGCTTCCTGACGCAGATCACCGTCACGGGCCCGTTCGTCAACAAGACGATGTTCGACCAAGCCGGCGTGAAGATGCCGGGTGCCGGCGCGACCTGGGACGATTGGGCCAAGGCGACGGCCGAAGTCCAGAAGAAGGGCAAGGTCTACGCGGGCATGGTGATGGACCGCACCGGCCATCGCTTCGCCGGCGTGTCGATCAGCTACGGCGCCAAGTATTTCGACGCGAAAGGCGTGCCGTCCAACGTCGTCGACGACGGCTTCAAGGCCGTGTCGGAACGTATGGTCCAGTGGCACAAGGACGGCTTGATGCCGCAGGATCTGTGGCCGGGCGCTTCGGGTGCGAAGTGGAAGAACGCCGGCGACATGTTCATCAACAACGACGTCGCGATGGTCATCTCGGGCTCGTGGATGATTCAGCGCTTCCAGTCGGATGTCGGCGACAAGTTCGAGTGGGTCGTGCCGCCGCAGCCTTGCGGTCCGGCGGGCTGCTCGGCGATGCCCGGCGGGGCCGCGATGGTCGCGTTCAAGGCGACCAAGCATCCGGCCGAAGTCGCCAAGGTCATGGAGTTCATGGCGTCCGAGCCGGTGCTGAAGGAATACTACGAGCGCACCGTCCAGATCCCCGCGCATAAGGGGATCGCGGAAAAGGGCCTGAACTACGGCAAGGACGTCGGCCCCGAAACGCAGGCCGCGCTGAAGCAGTTCACCGCGGACTTCCAGAAGATCTCGCCCGTCGCGCACCAGCTGCAAAGCTACCAGCGTAACGTCGCGATCTTTAACGCGACCGTGAACTACGTCGCGCAAGCGATCACCGGCACGCTCACCCTGCCCCAGGCCTACGCCAAGGTGCAGGAGGAGATCGACAACGCCGTGAGCAAGTAA
- a CDS encoding Gfo/Idh/MocA family oxidoreductase, whose amino-acid sequence MVTLRYGVIGCGMMGQEHLRNIALLKDAEIAAIFEPDAEMRARSKALAPTVEFVGSIAELVRRQDIDCLLIASPNDKHLGQLEEIAAIRPLPVLVEKPLFTNAADTSRVAELRKRYTAPIWVAMEYRYMPPVTRLIESVDAATGGVKMLTIREHRYPFLEKVGDWNRFNERTGGTLVEKCCHFFDLMRHIAQSDPVRVMASGGQAVNHLDERIGNRTPDIWDHAYAIVDFKSGLRAMLELCMFAEGSKYQEEISAVGPAGKIECHVPGPGRFWPAHLGPAPVAQVVVSPRDPAGPRTLEVPVDPELLAAGDHNGSTFYQHQRFADVVRGKGKVEVSLADGWWAAAMGMAAQESARTGQSVTIADPFV is encoded by the coding sequence ATGGTCACGCTGCGCTACGGAGTCATCGGTTGCGGGATGATGGGGCAGGAGCACTTACGCAACATCGCCCTGCTGAAAGACGCGGAAATCGCGGCGATTTTCGAGCCCGATGCCGAGATGCGCGCGCGCTCGAAAGCACTGGCGCCGACGGTGGAATTCGTCGGATCGATTGCCGAGTTGGTGCGGCGCCAAGACATCGACTGCCTGCTGATCGCCAGCCCCAACGACAAGCATCTCGGCCAGTTGGAGGAGATCGCGGCGATTCGCCCGCTGCCCGTCCTCGTCGAAAAGCCCTTGTTCACCAACGCGGCCGATACTTCCCGTGTCGCGGAATTGCGCAAGCGCTATACGGCCCCGATCTGGGTGGCGATGGAGTATCGCTACATGCCGCCGGTGACGCGGCTGATCGAAAGCGTTGATGCGGCGACCGGCGGCGTAAAGATGCTGACGATCCGCGAGCATCGCTACCCGTTCCTGGAAAAGGTCGGCGATTGGAACCGCTTCAACGAGCGCACCGGCGGCACGCTGGTCGAGAAATGCTGCCATTTCTTCGATCTCATGCGCCATATCGCGCAGTCCGATCCCGTGCGCGTGATGGCGTCGGGCGGGCAAGCCGTGAACCATCTCGACGAGCGGATCGGCAATCGTACGCCCGATATCTGGGATCACGCTTACGCGATCGTCGATTTCAAATCGGGCCTGCGGGCGATGCTGGAACTGTGCATGTTCGCCGAAGGCTCGAAATACCAGGAAGAGATTTCCGCCGTCGGCCCTGCGGGCAAGATCGAATGCCATGTCCCCGGCCCGGGGCGGTTCTGGCCCGCGCATTTGGGCCCCGCACCGGTGGCGCAGGTTGTCGTCAGCCCGCGCGACCCGGCGGGGCCGCGCACGCTGGAAGTACCAGTCGATCCCGAATTGCTCGCGGCGGGCGACCATAACGGCTCGACCTTCTACCAGCATCAGCGCTTCGCCGATGTCGTGCGCGGCAAGGGCAAGGTGGAGGTGAGCCTCGCCGATGGCTGGTGGGCCGCCGCGATGGGCATGGCCGCGCAGGAATCCGCGCGCACCGGCCAGTCCGTGACGATCGCCGATCCGTTCGTCTGA
- a CDS encoding aldo/keto reductase codes for MQRIDLTPGLQLSRLVYGMWRLGDDTDKSPKHVQAKIEACLAQGITTLDQADIYGGYTAEAILGGAFKAAPHLRAKVEIVTKCDIIAPAGRHAHRRVKHYDTSEAHIRASVEASLREMAIERIDLLLIHRPDPLMDHVETGRALDALIAEGKICAAGVSNFRPWDLSLLQSAMKNHLATNQIEVSLLETSPFTNGDIASMQERCMAPMAWSPLGGGRIYAPEHAKLREALAKIGAKTGIDEAAVAVAWLLRHPSRLIPVLGTNNLARIAKIGDAMKLDMDRETWYELYSLANGKPVP; via the coding sequence ATGCAACGCATCGATCTAACGCCTGGCCTGCAACTCAGCCGCCTCGTCTACGGCATGTGGCGCTTGGGCGACGACACGGACAAATCGCCCAAACACGTTCAGGCGAAGATCGAAGCCTGCTTGGCGCAAGGGATCACGACACTCGACCAAGCCGACATCTACGGCGGCTACACGGCCGAGGCGATTTTGGGCGGCGCGTTCAAGGCAGCGCCGCATCTGCGGGCCAAAGTCGAAATCGTCACCAAATGCGACATCATCGCGCCCGCCGGGCGGCATGCGCATCGCCGGGTCAAGCATTACGACACGAGCGAAGCGCATATCCGCGCCTCGGTCGAGGCGTCCTTGCGCGAAATGGCGATCGAGCGGATCGATCTGCTGCTGATCCATCGTCCCGACCCGCTAATGGACCATGTCGAGACCGGCCGCGCGCTGGACGCGCTGATCGCAGAAGGCAAAATCTGTGCGGCGGGCGTTTCCAATTTCCGCCCCTGGGATTTGAGTCTGCTGCAATCGGCGATGAAGAACCACCTGGCAACCAACCAGATCGAAGTGAGTCTGCTGGAAACTTCGCCCTTCACCAACGGCGACATCGCCTCGATGCAGGAGCGTTGCATGGCACCGATGGCGTGGTCGCCTTTGGGCGGCGGGCGGATTTACGCGCCCGAACACGCCAAGCTGCGCGAAGCCTTGGCGAAGATCGGCGCGAAAACGGGCATCGACGAAGCGGCGGTCGCCGTCGCGTGGCTGCTGCGCCACCCGTCGCGCCTGATCCCCGTGCTCGGCACCAACAATCTCGCGCGCATCGCCAAGATCGGCGACGCGATGAAGCTCGATATGGATCGCGAGACGTGGTACGAGCTTTACTCGCTCGCCAACGGGAAGCCGGTGCCCTAA
- a CDS encoding acetylxylan esterase, producing MSRTPEPADGFRAEKLILERVDGVRVRGFLIGPAGEWRGLPAIVYAHAHGAKYDIGARELLDGRPALRGAYAPDLARHGIVALALDMPCFGDRATEPESATAKRHLWNGTTLFGEMLNDLGGAVDVLAAQDGVDAKRIGAFGLSMGATLAFWLGALDMRIAAVAHLCCFADLGELVRQNGHDLHGIYMTVPGLLPKMRTGQIAGLAAPRPQYAAMGAKDPLTPPEAIDIGLADLKLAYGDSSALRIHVDPDTGHVETPRMRADVLRFFAESL from the coding sequence TTGTCGCGCACGCCCGAACCCGCCGACGGATTCCGGGCGGAGAAACTCATCCTCGAACGCGTCGATGGTGTGCGCGTGCGCGGCTTTCTGATCGGGCCCGCCGGTGAATGGCGTGGTTTGCCCGCGATCGTCTACGCCCATGCCCACGGCGCCAAATACGATATCGGCGCGCGCGAATTGCTCGACGGGCGGCCCGCTTTGCGAGGGGCCTACGCGCCCGATCTCGCGCGGCACGGGATCGTGGCTTTGGCGCTCGATATGCCGTGTTTCGGCGATCGGGCGACCGAGCCGGAATCCGCCACCGCCAAGCGCCATCTGTGGAATGGTACGACGCTGTTCGGCGAGATGCTGAACGATCTCGGTGGTGCGGTGGATGTGCTGGCGGCGCAGGACGGCGTGGACGCCAAACGCATCGGCGCGTTCGGCCTGTCGATGGGGGCCACGCTCGCGTTCTGGCTTGGCGCGCTTGATATGCGCATCGCCGCCGTCGCGCATCTGTGCTGTTTCGCCGATCTGGGCGAACTCGTCCGGCAAAACGGCCACGATCTTCACGGCATCTACATGACCGTGCCCGGCCTCTTGCCGAAAATGCGCACGGGCCAGATCGCCGGATTGGCCGCCCCGCGCCCGCAATACGCGGCGATGGGGGCGAAGGATCCGCTCACGCCGCCTGAGGCGATCGATATCGGGCTCGCCGATCTCAAACTCGCCTATGGCGACTCAAGCGCGCTGCGCATCCATGTCGATCCGGACACGGGCCATGTCGAAACGCCGCGCATGCGCGCGGACGTTTTAAGATTTTTTGCCGAAAGCCTTTAG
- a CDS encoding carbohydrate ABC transporter permease, protein MGDVIRFLTRTRGRGRLHWSDWLTYAYLILSLLVVVLPIMWMFLSSVKSPAALVENDPRILPYTQLSVPSPTGGRDQNVFVHTRADGTTVDVAFVNPRGINARVYELGKPDTVFEVPRTSLARKEVVDPRWENYTEPTLGSTQSRTFNFLRYFWNSTFVTVMATLLTLIVNAMAGFALSKYKFRGRDAMALTIVATLLIPPTVILVPLFMTVSSLGMLNSLWGVIIPTIATPTGVFLLRQYMLTIPDELLEAARMDAASEWKIFWRIILPLALPALSVLAILSVMWRWNDFMWPLIVLTQSEVFTLQLGLSTFKGELNDNMHYLLAMTVLTLLPVTLVFVFLQKHITSGIANTGLK, encoded by the coding sequence ATGGGCGACGTCATCCGCTTTCTGACCCGCACGCGCGGGCGCGGCCGTCTGCATTGGTCCGATTGGCTGACCTACGCCTATCTGATCCTCAGCCTGCTCGTCGTCGTGCTGCCGATCATGTGGATGTTCCTGTCCTCGGTGAAGTCGCCTGCCGCCTTGGTCGAAAACGACCCGCGCATCCTGCCCTATACGCAGTTGTCCGTGCCTTCGCCGACCGGCGGCCGCGATCAAAACGTGTTCGTCCATACACGCGCTGACGGAACGACCGTCGACGTCGCCTTCGTGAATCCCCGCGGCATCAACGCGCGCGTCTACGAACTCGGCAAGCCCGACACGGTGTTCGAGGTGCCGCGCACCAGCCTCGCGCGCAAAGAAGTGGTCGATCCGCGCTGGGAGAACTATACCGAGCCGACACTCGGCTCGACCCAATCGCGCACGTTCAACTTCCTGCGCTATTTCTGGAACTCGACCTTCGTCACCGTCATGGCGACGCTGCTGACGCTGATCGTCAACGCGATGGCAGGTTTCGCGCTGTCGAAATACAAATTCCGCGGCCGCGATGCGATGGCCCTGACCATCGTGGCGACGCTGCTGATCCCGCCGACGGTCATTCTGGTGCCGTTGTTCATGACCGTGTCGTCGCTTGGCATGCTGAACTCGCTGTGGGGCGTGATCATCCCCACCATCGCTACGCCCACGGGCGTATTCCTGCTGCGCCAATACATGCTGACCATTCCCGACGAGTTGCTCGAAGCCGCGCGCATGGATGCGGCGTCGGAATGGAAGATCTTTTGGCGCATCATCCTGCCGCTGGCCCTGCCCGCACTGTCGGTGCTGGCGATCCTGTCGGTCATGTGGCGCTGGAACGACTTCATGTGGCCGTTGATCGTGCTGACCCAGTCGGAGGTCTTCACCCTCCAACTCGGCCTGTCGACCTTCAAGGGCGAGCTCAACGACAACATGCATTATCTGCTCGCGATGACGGTGCTGACGCTTTTGCCGGTGACGCTGGTGTTCGTCTTCCTGCAAAAGCACATCACGTCGGGCATCGCCAATACGGGGTTGAAGTGA
- a CDS encoding LLM class flavin-dependent oxidoreductase, translating to MTIVPITSPDLDAAEISWFAALCSDDYAQLGVPDGSLRSSWEHCSSIVKAAEGYGFRNILCPSSYQVGQDTLSFVAACAPITSKINLLAAIRCGEMQPIMLARTVATLDHMLKGRLTLNVISSDFPGEVADSALRYRRSHEVVQILRQAWTRDTIDHDGETYQFKGVTTVPAKPYQQNGGPLLYFGGYSPDALELCGAQCDVYLMWPETKDLLAKRMKDVHARAAAHGRTLDYGLRVHMIVRDTEKEAREYADYLVAKLDDEYGKLIRERAHDSISLGVAHQAKIRELADKFGYVEPHLWTGIGRARSGCGAALVGSTDQVMTQIEEYRKMGIRAFIFSGYPHLDEARHFGTKVLPNLKTCSLPHEYGRVPASTPATPLGTRVRR from the coding sequence ATGACGATCGTTCCGATCACTTCGCCCGACCTCGACGCCGCCGAAATCAGCTGGTTCGCCGCCCTTTGCTCCGACGATTACGCCCAGCTTGGCGTGCCCGACGGGAGCTTGCGCTCATCCTGGGAGCATTGCTCGTCGATCGTGAAGGCCGCCGAAGGCTACGGCTTCCGCAATATTTTGTGCCCGTCGTCCTATCAGGTCGGCCAGGACACGCTGAGCTTCGTCGCCGCCTGCGCGCCCATCACCAGCAAGATCAACCTGCTCGCCGCCATACGCTGCGGCGAAATGCAGCCGATCATGCTGGCCCGCACGGTCGCGACACTCGACCATATGCTGAAGGGTCGGCTGACGCTGAACGTGATCTCCTCCGACTTTCCGGGCGAAGTCGCCGACAGCGCGCTGCGTTATCGCCGCAGCCACGAGGTCGTCCAGATCCTGCGCCAGGCCTGGACGCGCGACACGATCGACCATGACGGCGAGACCTATCAGTTCAAGGGCGTCACCACCGTTCCGGCCAAGCCCTATCAGCAGAATGGCGGGCCGCTGCTCTATTTCGGCGGTTACTCGCCCGACGCGCTGGAGCTGTGCGGCGCGCAATGCGACGTTTACTTGATGTGGCCGGAGACCAAGGATCTGCTCGCCAAGCGCATGAAGGACGTGCACGCGCGGGCCGCCGCGCATGGCCGCACGCTCGATTACGGCCTGCGCGTCCACATGATCGTGCGCGATACCGAAAAAGAGGCGCGCGAGTATGCCGATTACCTCGTCGCCAAGCTCGACGACGAATACGGCAAGCTGATCCGCGAGCGCGCGCATGACAGCATCAGCCTGGGTGTGGCCCATCAGGCCAAGATCCGCGAACTCGCCGACAAATTCGGTTATGTCGAGCCGCATCTATGGACCGGGATCGGCCGCGCGCGATCGGGTTGCGGCGCCGCCCTCGTCGGCTCCACCGATCAGGTGATGACGCAGATCGAGGAATACCGGAAGATGGGTATTCGCGCCTTCATCTTCTCCGGTTATCCGCATCTCGACGAGGCGCGGCATTTCGGCACGAAAGTGCTGCCCAATCTCAAAACCTGCTCGCTGCCGCACGAATACGGCCGCGTGCCGGCATCCACGCCCGCCACGCCGCTCGGTACCAGAGTCCGCCGCTAA